In the genome of Cronobacter malonaticus LMG 23826, one region contains:
- the queC gene encoding 7-cyano-7-deazaguanine synthase QueC — MKRAVVVFSGGQDSTTCLIQALHQYDEVHCVTFDYGQRHRAEIDVASTLAASLGARAHKVLDVTLLNELAVSSLTRDSIPVPDYDPDAEGLPSTFVPGRNILFLTLASIYAYQVQAEAVITGVCETDFSGYPDCRDEFVKALNHAVALGMARDVRFETPLMWLNKAETWALADYWGKLDVIRQQTLTCYNGIQGDGCGECAACHLRANGLSQYQDDKPAIMAAMKQKTGLK, encoded by the coding sequence ATGAAACGTGCCGTTGTGGTCTTCAGCGGAGGCCAGGACTCCACCACCTGCCTGATTCAGGCGTTACATCAATATGATGAAGTGCATTGCGTCACGTTCGATTACGGTCAGCGCCATCGGGCGGAAATTGATGTCGCCAGTACCCTTGCTGCATCGCTGGGCGCGCGGGCGCATAAAGTGCTGGATGTGACGCTGCTTAATGAACTCGCGGTCAGCAGCCTGACGCGCGACAGCATCCCGGTGCCGGATTACGATCCTGACGCCGAAGGCCTGCCGAGCACGTTCGTGCCAGGCCGCAATATTCTCTTCCTGACGCTGGCCTCGATTTACGCGTATCAGGTGCAGGCGGAAGCGGTGATAACCGGCGTGTGCGAGACCGATTTCTCCGGCTACCCGGATTGCCGCGACGAATTTGTTAAAGCGCTGAACCATGCCGTCGCGCTCGGTATGGCGCGCGACGTGCGTTTTGAAACGCCGCTGATGTGGCTTAACAAAGCCGAAACCTGGGCGCTCGCGGATTACTGGGGCAAACTTGATGTCATTCGCCAGCAAACCCTGACCTGCTATAACGGCATTCAGGGCGATGGCTGCGGCGAATGCGCGGCCTGCCATCTGCGCGCCAACGGCCTTAGCCAGTACCAGGACGATAAACCTGCCATCATGGCCGCGATGAAGCAGAAAACCGGGCTTAAATAG
- a CDS encoding PLP-dependent cysteine synthase family protein, which yields MSSTWVHHAINEIHADARRSADTHLIRFTLPAFPGIWFYLKDESTHPTGSLKHRLARSLFLYGLSNGWIREGTPIIEASSGSTAVSEAWFARMLGLPFIAVMPACTARRKVEQIEFYGGRCHFVQSACEIYEASEVLARELRGRYMDQFTYAERATDWRGNNNIADSIFRQMAGEPHPVPDYIVMSAGTGGTSATIGRYLRYQGHETRLMVVDPENSVFYDYWQQRDSRLKSSVGSRIEGIGRPRVEPSFIPDVIDEMLKVPDAASVAAMQWLGELLGRKVGASTGTNMWGALQLAARMREEGRSGAIVTLLCDSGERYLETYHNPEWVAASIGDISPWRAAIQELMR from the coding sequence ACCCTGCCCGCCTTTCCGGGCATCTGGTTCTATCTGAAAGATGAAAGCACGCACCCCACCGGTAGCCTGAAGCACCGCCTGGCGCGCTCGCTGTTTTTATACGGCCTGAGCAACGGCTGGATCCGCGAAGGCACGCCGATTATCGAGGCGTCTTCCGGTTCGACCGCGGTTTCCGAAGCCTGGTTTGCCCGCATGCTGGGCCTGCCGTTTATCGCCGTCATGCCCGCCTGTACCGCGCGGCGCAAAGTGGAACAAATTGAATTTTACGGCGGCCGCTGTCATTTCGTGCAGAGCGCCTGTGAAATTTACGAGGCCTCCGAGGTGCTCGCCCGCGAACTGCGGGGCCGTTATATGGATCAGTTTACCTACGCCGAGCGCGCGACCGATTGGCGCGGCAATAACAATATCGCCGACAGTATTTTCCGGCAGATGGCTGGCGAGCCGCACCCGGTTCCTGATTACATCGTGATGAGCGCCGGTACCGGCGGCACGTCCGCCACCATTGGCCGCTACCTGCGCTATCAGGGCCACGAGACGCGCCTGATGGTGGTCGACCCTGAGAACTCGGTCTTTTACGACTACTGGCAGCAGCGCGACAGCAGGCTGAAAAGCAGCGTCGGCAGCCGCATTGAAGGGATTGGCCGTCCGCGTGTTGAGCCCTCTTTTATTCCCGATGTGATCGATGAAATGTTAAAGGTGCCGGATGCGGCGAGCGTAGCGGCAATGCAGTGGCTTGGTGAACTGCTGGGCCGCAAAGTCGGTGCGTCTACCGGCACCAATATGTGGGGCGCGCTGCAACTGGCCGCCCGAATGCGTGAAGAAGGCCGCAGCGGCGCTATCGTTACGCTACTGTGCGACAGCGGCGAGCGGTATCTGGAGACCTATCACAACCCGGAATGGGTAGCGGCCTCGATTGGCGATATCTCGCCCTGGCGCGCGGCCATTCAGGAACTTATGCGTTAA
- the cof gene encoding HMP-PP phosphatase has product MARLAAFDMDGTLLMPDHQLGETTQRALHRLHQRGVTMAFATGRHLLEMRQMLQKIALEAFLITGNGTRIHAPSGELLFAEDLSPQVAEAVLHGHWDTPASLHVFNDSGWLTDNDDPALLDAHAWSGFRYQLTDLKRLPAHQVTKICFVADHDTLRELRVKLSQALGSQAHICFSALDCLEVLPPGCNKGAALQALSQHLGITMADCMAFGDAMNDREMLSLAGKGLIMGNAMPQLLAELPHLPVIGHCSRQAVAHYLTHWLDHPHLDYSPE; this is encoded by the coding sequence ATGGCGCGACTGGCCGCTTTTGACATGGATGGCACGCTGCTGATGCCAGACCATCAGCTTGGTGAAACCACACAGCGGGCGCTGCACCGTTTGCATCAGCGCGGCGTGACGATGGCGTTTGCAACCGGTCGTCATTTGCTAGAAATGCGGCAGATGCTGCAAAAAATCGCGCTTGAAGCGTTCCTCATTACGGGCAACGGCACGCGTATTCATGCGCCGTCGGGCGAGCTACTGTTTGCCGAAGATTTATCGCCGCAGGTAGCGGAAGCCGTGCTGCATGGCCACTGGGATACACCAGCCAGTCTGCACGTGTTTAACGACAGCGGCTGGCTGACGGATAACGACGACCCGGCGCTGCTCGACGCGCACGCCTGGAGCGGGTTTCGCTATCAGCTCACCGATCTGAAGCGGCTTCCCGCCCATCAGGTAACGAAAATCTGCTTTGTCGCCGACCACGACACGCTGCGCGAACTGCGCGTTAAGCTCAGCCAGGCGCTCGGTTCGCAGGCACATATCTGTTTTTCCGCGCTCGATTGTCTGGAGGTGCTGCCGCCAGGATGTAATAAAGGTGCGGCATTACAGGCGCTGAGCCAGCATCTGGGCATTACGATGGCGGATTGTATGGCGTTTGGTGACGCTATGAACGACCGCGAAATGTTATCGCTGGCAGGGAAGGGGCTGATTATGGGCAACGCGATGCCGCAGCTTCTGGCAGAGCTCCCGCATCTGCCGGTGATCGGGCACTGCAGCAGACAGGCGGTCGCCCACTATTTGACGCATTGGCTGGACCATCCACACCTTGATTATTCCCCCGAATGA
- a CDS encoding YbgC/FadM family acyl-CoA thioesterase — translation MQTQIKVRGYHMDVYQHVNNARYLEFLEEARWDGLENDESFKWMMANNIAFIVANININYRRPAVLGDLLTVTSHVKQLNGKSGVLSQVITLEPEGEVVADALITFVCIDLKTQKALPIEGELREKLEKITG, via the coding sequence ATGCAGACTCAAATCAAAGTGCGTGGGTATCACATGGATGTTTATCAGCATGTGAACAATGCGCGTTATCTGGAGTTTCTGGAAGAAGCCCGCTGGGATGGGCTGGAAAACGACGAAAGCTTCAAATGGATGATGGCGAACAACATCGCGTTTATCGTCGCCAACATCAATATCAACTACCGGCGGCCCGCCGTGCTTGGCGATCTGCTGACTGTCACCAGCCATGTCAAACAGCTTAACGGTAAAAGCGGAGTGTTAAGCCAGGTCATTACGCTGGAGCCGGAAGGCGAGGTGGTCGCCGATGCGCTTATCACTTTTGTGTGTATCGATCTGAAAACACAAAAAGCCTTACCGATTGAAGGCGAACTGCGCGAAAAGCTGGAAAAAATCACAGGGTAA
- a CDS encoding MBL fold metallo-hydrolase — MRVHHLNCGCMCPLGGALYDGFSKGLHAHLICHCLLIETDHHGLVLVDTGFGCDDMRHPGRRLPLFFRALNNIQYRESLTALHHINALGFKPEDVRHIVLTHLDFDHAGGLSDFPQAQVHLMQREMTAADGRGTWLDSARYRPGQWGNRSGWHGYHPHGEAWFGFSAVRALDGLPPEILLIPLPGHTEGHAGVAIDTPQGWLLHGGDAWFYRDEMAADPHCTPGLRFYQWMMQKDKAARLANQKRLRLLAADASAGVTLFCSHDAREFERLSGKNLAI; from the coding sequence ATGCGAGTACACCATCTCAACTGCGGTTGTATGTGTCCTTTGGGCGGCGCGCTGTACGATGGCTTCAGTAAAGGGCTGCACGCGCATCTCATCTGCCACTGCCTGCTGATTGAAACCGACCATCACGGGCTGGTGCTGGTGGATACCGGCTTTGGCTGTGACGATATGCGCCACCCTGGCCGCCGTTTACCGCTCTTTTTCCGGGCGCTGAACAATATCCAGTACCGGGAATCATTAACGGCGCTGCACCATATTAACGCGCTCGGCTTTAAGCCGGAGGATGTACGGCACATTGTACTGACGCATCTGGATTTCGATCACGCGGGCGGGCTGAGCGATTTCCCGCAGGCGCAGGTGCATCTGATGCAGCGGGAAATGACCGCCGCAGACGGGCGCGGCACGTGGCTTGACAGCGCGCGCTATCGTCCCGGGCAATGGGGTAACCGTTCCGGCTGGCATGGCTATCATCCGCATGGCGAGGCGTGGTTTGGTTTCAGCGCGGTGCGCGCGCTCGACGGTCTGCCGCCGGAGATCCTGTTGATCCCGCTGCCGGGGCATACGGAAGGGCACGCGGGCGTGGCGATTGATACGCCGCAGGGCTGGTTACTGCACGGCGGCGACGCGTGGTTCTATCGCGATGAAATGGCGGCAGACCCGCATTGTACGCCGGGCCTGCGCTTTTATCAGTGGATGATGCAAAAAGACAAAGCCGCGAGGCTTGCGAACCAGAAGCGACTGCGGCTTCTGGCCGCTGACGCCAGCGCGGGCGTGACGCTGTTTTGCAGCCATGACGCCCGCGAATTTGAACGGTTAAGCGGGAAAAACCTGGCTATTTAA
- a CDS encoding SgrR family transcriptional regulator → MRLLNRLNQFQRLWQPSEGAPQAVTISELAARCFCSERHVRTLLRQLQQQGWLRWHAQSGRGKRGELTFLVSPHTVRAGMMETVLRQGQTHNALALAQLASGQLRQLLHPFLGGQWHNDTPTLRIPYYRPLEPLKPGFLPGRAEQHLARQIFSGLTRFNPHTARPEGDMAHHWSVSPDGLSWRFYLRPTLHWHNHEPIDAWQLRQRLQQLLELETLRQLFASVREITVEHKHCLRVDLTRPDHWLAWRLASHGCYLAHPEDTTIGSGPFRLATFTPELVRIESHDRCHLGHPLLNAVEYWITPGLFDSALGTSCRHPVQIAIGQQEELVHLRPVSNSISLGFCYLGIRQNGRLSYAQARWLMQLVHRSGMIDSLPLDEHLITPSNALLPGWHLPQWPEEPPPPLPPSLTLVYHLPVELPVMARQLQHELAQRGCALTLHFHNAKNWDGCTQLAQADIVMGDRLIGEAPEYTLEQWLRCDPLWRHLLTGPQRAHLDATLDAVQSHPDEQSRNAALREVWQTLMHDAVITPLFNYRYQISAPPGVNGIELNALGWFDFSRAWLPPPQEAGGHASTALP, encoded by the coding sequence ATGCGACTTCTGAACCGGCTTAATCAGTTTCAGCGTTTGTGGCAGCCCTCAGAGGGCGCGCCGCAGGCAGTCACCATCAGCGAGCTTGCCGCGCGCTGCTTTTGCAGCGAACGCCACGTGCGTACGCTGCTTCGCCAGCTCCAGCAGCAGGGATGGCTTCGCTGGCATGCGCAGTCGGGCCGCGGCAAGCGGGGCGAGTTGACCTTTCTGGTGTCGCCGCACACCGTGCGCGCCGGCATGATGGAAACCGTGTTACGCCAGGGCCAGACGCACAACGCGCTGGCGCTGGCACAGCTGGCGTCCGGCCAGTTGCGCCAGTTGCTGCATCCTTTTCTGGGTGGCCAGTGGCATAACGACACGCCGACGCTACGCATTCCCTACTATCGCCCGCTGGAGCCGCTGAAACCCGGTTTTTTGCCCGGCCGCGCCGAACAACATCTCGCCCGGCAGATCTTCAGCGGCCTGACGCGCTTTAACCCCCACACCGCGCGCCCGGAAGGCGATATGGCGCACCACTGGAGCGTATCGCCGGACGGGCTTAGCTGGCGGTTTTACCTTCGCCCCACGCTGCACTGGCACAATCACGAGCCAATAGACGCCTGGCAACTCCGCCAGCGGCTGCAACAACTGCTTGAGCTGGAGACGCTGCGCCAGCTGTTCGCGAGCGTCAGAGAGATTACGGTGGAGCACAAACACTGCCTGCGTGTTGATCTGACGCGCCCGGATCACTGGCTCGCGTGGCGTCTTGCCAGCCACGGCTGTTATCTGGCGCACCCGGAAGATACGACCATCGGCAGCGGGCCGTTCCGGCTCGCCACATTTACGCCTGAGCTGGTGCGTATTGAAAGCCACGATCGCTGTCATCTCGGGCACCCGTTGCTGAACGCGGTTGAGTACTGGATAACGCCCGGTCTCTTCGACAGCGCGCTCGGCACCAGTTGCCGTCATCCGGTGCAGATAGCCATCGGGCAGCAGGAAGAACTCGTGCATCTGCGCCCCGTCAGCAACAGCATTAGCCTCGGGTTCTGTTATCTTGGCATCCGGCAAAACGGCCGGCTCTCATACGCGCAGGCGCGCTGGCTGATGCAACTGGTGCATCGCAGCGGTATGATAGATTCGCTGCCGCTTGATGAGCATCTGATTACGCCAAGCAATGCGTTGCTGCCAGGCTGGCATCTCCCGCAATGGCCCGAGGAGCCTCCCCCGCCGCTGCCGCCCTCGCTGACGCTGGTCTATCATCTGCCGGTGGAGTTGCCGGTGATGGCGCGCCAGCTTCAGCATGAGCTGGCGCAGCGTGGTTGCGCGCTCACGCTGCATTTTCATAACGCGAAAAACTGGGACGGCTGCACGCAACTGGCGCAGGCGGATATCGTCATGGGCGACAGGCTGATAGGCGAAGCGCCGGAATATACGCTGGAGCAGTGGCTGCGCTGCGATCCGCTCTGGCGGCATCTGTTGACAGGCCCGCAGCGGGCGCATCTGGACGCCACCCTTGACGCAGTGCAAAGCCACCCTGATGAACAGAGCCGTAACGCGGCGCTGCGCGAGGTATGGCAGACGCTGATGCACGACGCCGTTATCACCCCGCTCTTTAATTATCGCTACCAGATAAGCGCGCCGCCGGGCGTGAACGGCATCGAACTTAACGCGCTCGGCTGGTTTGATTTCAGTCGCGCGTGGCTACCGCCGCCGCAAGAAGCTGGTGGACACGCCAGCACGGCGCTACCATAA